From Desmodus rotundus isolate HL8 chromosome 10, HLdesRot8A.1, whole genome shotgun sequence, one genomic window encodes:
- the MEX3C gene encoding RNA-binding E3 ubiquitin-protein ligase MEX3C, with translation MPSGSSAALALAAAPAPLPQPPPPPPLPPPAGGPELEGDGLLLREHLAALGLDDPSPAEPSAPALRAAAAQGQARRAAGLSSEERTPPGRPGAPETAELEIEEDEEGEEAELDGDLLEEEELEEAEEEDRPSLLLLSPPAAATSQTQPIPGGSLGSVLLPAAGFEAREAAAAAAGVLYGGDDAQGMMAAMLSHAYGPGGCGAAAAGLNGEQTALLRRKSVNTTECVPVPSSEHVAEIVGRQGCKIKALRAKTNTYIKTPVRGEEPIFVVTGRKEDVAMAKREILSAAEHFSMIRASRNKNGPALGGLSSPNLPGQTTVQVRVPYRVVGLVVGPKGATIKRIQQQTHTYIVTPSRDKEPVFEVTGMPENVDRAREEIEMHIAMRTGNYIELNEENDFHYNGTDVSFESGTLGSAWLSSNPVPPSRARMISNYRNDSSSSLGSGSTDSYFGSNRLADFSPTSPFSTGNFWFGDTLPSVGSEDLAVDSPAFDSLPTSAQTIWTPFEPVNPLSGFGSDPSGNMKTQRRGSQPSTPRLSPTFPESIEHPLARRVRSDPPSTGNHVGLPIYIPAFSNGTNSYSSSNGGSTSSSPPESRRKHDCVICFENEVIAALVPCGHNLFCMECANKICEKRTPSCPVCQTAVTQAIQIHS, from the exons ATGCCGAGCGGCAGCTCCGCGGCCCTGGCCCTGGCGGCGGCCCCGGCCCCCCTGCCGCAGCCGCCTCCGCCGCCGCCCCTGCCGCCGCCCGCGGGCGGCCCGGAACTCGAGGGGGACGGGCTTCTGCTAAGGGAGCACCTGGCCGCGCTAGGCCTCGACGACCCCAGCCCGGCGGAGCCCAGCGCTCCAGCACTGAGGGCCGCGGCGGCGCAGGGCCAGGCCCGGCGGGCGGCGGGGCTGTCTTCGGAGGAGCGGACTCCGCCCGGCCGCCCTGGGGCTCCTGAGACGGCTGAGCTGGAGATAGAGGAGGACGAGGAGGGGGAGGAAGCGGAGCTGGACGGAGacctgctggaggaggaggagctggaggaggcagaggaggaggatcGACCGTCGCTGCTCTTGCTGTCGCCGCCCGCGGCCGCCACCTCCCAAACTCAGCCGATCCCGGGCGGGTCCTTAGGGTCGGTTCTCTTGCCCGCCGCCGGCTTCGAGGCCCGGGaggcggccgcggcggcggcgggggtGCTCTACGGAGGGGACGATGCCCAGGGCATGATGGCGGCGATGCTGTCCCACGCCTACGGCCCCGGCGGCTGCGGGGCGGCGGCAGCCGGCCTGAATGGGGAGCAGACGGCCCTGCTGCGGAGGAAGAGCGTCAACACCACCGAGTGCGTCCCAGTGCCCAGCTCCGAGCACGTCGCTGAGATTGTCGGTCGCCAGG GCTGCAAAATTAAAGCACTGAGAGCCAAGACAAACACGTACATCAAGACACCTGTTCGTGGTGAAGAGCCCATTTTTGTTGTCACCGGGCGGAAAGAAGATGTTGCCATGGCCAAAAGAGAAATCCTCTCAGCTGCAGAGCACTTCTCCATGATTCGTGCATCTCGAAACAAAAATGGCCCTGCCCTGGGCGGGTTGTCAAGTCCTAATCTGCCCGGCCAAACCACCGTTCAAGTGAGGGTCCCGTATCGTGTGGTAGGGTTAGTGGTTGGGCCCAAAGGAGCAACCATTAAAAGAATTCAGCAGCAGACCCACACATACATAGTAACTCCGAGCCGAGATAAGGAGCCCGTCTTTGAAGTGACCGGGATGCCTGAAAATGTTGACCGAGCCcgagaagaaatagaaatgcatATCGCCATGCGCACAGGAAACTACATTGAGCTCAATGAAGAGAATGATTTCCATTACAACGGTACCGATGTAAGCTTTGAAAGTGGCACTCTTGGCTCTGCCTGGCTCTCCTCCAACCCAGTTCCTCCTAGCCGTGCAAGAATGATATCCAATTATCGAAATGATAGTTCCAGTTCTCTGGGAAGTGGTTCCACAGATTCCTACTTCGGAAGCAATAGGCTGGCTGACTTTAGTCCAACAAGCCCATTCAGCACAGGAAACTTTTGGTTTGGAGATACACTACCATCTGTAGGCTCAGAAGATCTTGCAGTTGACTCTCCTGCCTTTGACTCTTTACCAACATCCGCGCAAACTATCTGGACTCCATTTGAACCAGTAAACCCACTCTCTGGCTTTGGGAGTGATCCTTCTGGTAACATGAAGACTCAGCGTAGAGGAAGTCAGCCATCTACTCCTCGTCTGTCTCCTACATTTCCCGAGAGCATTGAACACCCACTTGCTCGGAGGGTTAGGAGCGACCCACCTAGTACAGGCAACCATGTTGGCCTTCCAATATACATCCCTGCTTTTTCTAATGGTACCAATAGTTACTCCTCTTCCAATGGTGGTTCCACCTCTAGCTCACCTCCAGAATCAAGACGAAAGCATGACTGTGTGATTTGTTTTGAGAATGAAGTTATTGCTGCCCTAGTTCCATGTGGCCACAACCTCTTCTGCATGGAATGTGCCAACAAGATCTGTGAAAAGAGAACGCCATCATGTCCAGTTTGCCAGACAGCTGTTACTCAGGCAATCCAGATTCACtcttaa